From Inquilinus sp. Marseille-Q2685:
CCGCCGCTTCCGCCAGGAAGGTTGCAACCATCGCTGCCGCCAGCCGGCCGCCGGCCATCCCGGCCAGGAGGAAGGTGGCGCAGACCTGCATGGTCATCGGCACCGGCCAGAACGGGATCAGGATCTGGCCGCTGAGCGCCATCAGCAGGCTGCCGCCGATGACGGCGGCGGGAACGCGCCAGCCGGTCAGGGCGGGTGCAGATATCGGTGCTTCGGCGGGTGAATGCATGATCTGACTCCTCAAAGATCATAGATAATCGTATCGATTAATCTATGATAATTGCGACTCAGCCGAGTCTAGAGGTGCCATCCGCCGGGCGCACCGATTTACTCAGTAGATAATCTATAATCGAAATGCCGAAGACCCCATCGCAGCAGACCCTCGCCGACCGGATCGCCGATGTGCTGGCCGAGCGGATCGTGACCGGCGAGTTGGCGCCGGACGTGCCGCTGCGCCAGGACCACATCGCTCATGAGTTCGGATCCAGCCATGTGCCCGTCCGCGAGGCGTTCCAGCGCCTGCAGGCCCAGGGCCTGGCGGTGAGCGAGCCGCGGCGCGGCATGCGCGTGGCGCCGCTGGACGAGCGGTCGATGCGCGAGGTGGTGGAGATCCGGGCGGCGCTGGAGGTGCTGGCGCTGCGCCACGCTGCCCGCCGGCTGACGCCGCTGCAGATCGAGCGGATCGACGAGGCCGTCACAGCGGGCGACCGGGCGCAGTCCTTCGCCGAATGGGAGGCGGCCAACCGCAGCTTCCACCGCGAGCTGGTGGCGGCCTGCCGCATGCCGCGCCTGCTGGCGATGCTGGCGGAGCTGCAGCTCGCCAACTCACGCTACACCTTCGCCGCGACCCGATCGGCCGGCTGGCAGCCGCGCTCGAACCAGGACCACCGGCAGATCCTGGACGCGCTGCGGCGCGGCGCTGTCGACCAGGCGGCCGCGCTGCTGGGCCGGCACATCCAGACGCTGGAACGGGTCGGCGGTGCCGCCGCCGAGCCGCCGAACCGCTGAGGATCAGGCCCGGCGACGCCGACGGCCTTCGCGCTCGCCGCTGCCTTCGGCCGGGCGGCC
This genomic window contains:
- a CDS encoding GntR family transcriptional regulator, with the translated sequence MPKTPSQQTLADRIADVLAERIVTGELAPDVPLRQDHIAHEFGSSHVPVREAFQRLQAQGLAVSEPRRGMRVAPLDERSMREVVEIRAALEVLALRHAARRLTPLQIERIDEAVTAGDRAQSFAEWEAANRSFHRELVAACRMPRLLAMLAELQLANSRYTFAATRSAGWQPRSNQDHRQILDALRRGAVDQAAALLGRHIQTLERVGGAAAEPPNR